A window from Cinclus cinclus chromosome 4, bCinCin1.1, whole genome shotgun sequence encodes these proteins:
- the FMC1 gene encoding protein FMC1 homolog isoform X1, with amino-acid sequence MIRLSEGFRFSRSVTTGLRRGVGRCVRRARPGRAPGPPALDQRGLRWRVTSEKLCRAQQELHFQAATYLCLLRSVREHEALHREYHGRGERSPQEVAGLVGFRLPQQPGGKG; translated from the exons ATGATTCGCCTCTCGGAGGGGTTCCGGTTCTCACGCTCCGTTACCACAGGCCTGCGACGAGGCGTAGGGCGCTGCGTGAGGCGGGCACGGCCCGGCCGCGCCCCTGGACCGCCGGCGCTTGACCAGCGAGGATTGCGATGGCGG GTGACCAGCGAGAAGCTGTGCCGggcccagcaggagctgcacttCCAGGCCGCCACCTACCTGTGCCTGCTCCGCAGCGTCCGGGAGCACGAGGCCCTGCACCGCGAGTACCACGGCAGGGGCGAGCGCTCGCCCCAGGAGGTCGCCGGGCTGGTGGGCTTCAGACTGCCTCAGCAGCCGGGAGGGAAGGGCTGA
- the FMC1 gene encoding protein FMC1 homolog isoform X2, whose product MAALGAPLRTLRALLRELRHAAGRSYRDSPAYRHVLSAFRAHRVTSEKLCRAQQELHFQAATYLCLLRSVREHEALHREYHGRGERSPQEVAGLVGFRLPQQPGGKG is encoded by the exons ATGGCGGCGCTGGGAGCCCCGCTGCGCACCCTGCGCGCGCTCCTGCGCGAGCTGCGCCACGCCGCCGGCCGCTCCTATCGCGACAGCCCCGCCTATCGCCACGTGCTCTCGGCCTTCCGCGCGCACCGG GTGACCAGCGAGAAGCTGTGCCGggcccagcaggagctgcacttCCAGGCCGCCACCTACCTGTGCCTGCTCCGCAGCGTCCGGGAGCACGAGGCCCTGCACCGCGAGTACCACGGCAGGGGCGAGCGCTCGCCCCAGGAGGTCGCCGGGCTGGTGGGCTTCAGACTGCCTCAGCAGCCGGGAGGGAAGGGCTGA